Proteins encoded in a region of the Phacochoerus africanus isolate WHEZ1 chromosome 8, ROS_Pafr_v1, whole genome shotgun sequence genome:
- the GNB1 gene encoding guanine nucleotide-binding protein G(I)/G(S)/G(T) subunit beta-1 translates to MSELDQLRQEAEQLKNQIRDARKACADATLSQITNNIDPVGRIQMRTRRTLRGHLAKIYAMHWGTDSRLLVSASQDGKLIIWDSYTTNKVHAIPLRSSWVMTCAYAPSGNYVACGGLDNICSIYNLKTREGNVRVSRELAGHTGYLSCCRFLDDNQIVTSSGDTTCALWDIETGQQTTTFTGHTGDVMSLSLAPDTRLFVSGACDASAKLWDVREGMCRQTFTGHESDINAICFFPNGNAFATGSDDATCRLFDLRADQELMTYSHDNIICGITSVSFSKSGRLLLAGYDDFNCNVWDALKADRAGVLAGHDNRVSCLGVTDDGMAVATGSWDSFLKIWN, encoded by the exons ATGAGTGAACTTGACCAGTTACGGCAGGAGGCCGAACAACTTAAAAACCAAATTAGA GACGCTCGGAAAGCATGTGCGGATGCAACTCTCTCTCAG ATCACAAACAACATCGACCCAGTGGGAAGAATCCAGATGCGCACCAGGAGAACGCTGCGGGGGCACCTGGCCAAGATCTATGCCATGCACTGGGGCACGGATTCCAG ACTTCTCGTCAGTGCCTCGCAGGACGGGAAGCTGATCATCTGGGACAGCTACACCACCAACAAG GTCCACGCCATCCCTCTGCGCTCCTCATGGGTCATGACATGCGCATATGCGCCTTCTGGGAACTACGTGGCCTGCGGTGGCCTGGATAACATCTGCTCCATTTACAATCTGAAAACTCGCGAAGGGAATGTGCGTGTGAGTCGGGAGCTGGCCGGACACACAG GTTACCTGTCCTGTTGCCGTTTCCTGGATGACAATCAGATTGTCACCAGCTCTGGAGACACCACCTG CGCTCTGTGGGATATCGAGACTGGCCAGCAGACGACCACATTCACTGGACACACCGGGGATGTCATGAGCCTTTCTCTCGCTCCGGACACCAGGCTGTTCGTCTCTGGTGCTTGTGACGCTTCAGCCAAACTCTGGGACGTGCGAGAAGGGATGTGCCGGCAGACCTTCACCGGCCACGAGTCCGACATCAACGCCATCTGC TTCTTTCCCAACGGCAACGCCTTTGCCACTGGCTCGGACGACGCCACCTGCAGGCTGTTCGACCTCCGCGCGGATCAGGAGCTCATGACCTACTCCCACGACAACATCATCTGCGGGATCACCTCCGTCTCCTTCTCCAAGAGCGGGCGCCTCCTCCTCGCCGGGTACGACGACTTCAACTGCAACGTCTGGGATGCCCTCAAGGCCGACAGGGCAG GTGTCTTGGCTGGGCATGACAACCGCGTCAGCTGCCTGGGGGTGACGGACGACGGGATGGCCGTGGCGACGGGATCCTGGGACAGCTTCCTCAAGATCTGGAACTAA